ACTGGATGGGCACCCCGGACCGCGTGCTGGAAGGCGTCCGCCGCGCGCTGCGCCCCGGCGGCCGCCTCGTCGCCGAGTTCGGCGGCCATGGCAACGTGGCCACGATCATCGCGGCGGTGCAGGCCGCGCGCGTGGCCCACGGCCACGCCGCCAGCGCCTTCCAGTGGTACTTCCCGACAGCCGATGCCTATGCCGACCGCCTGCGCCAGCATGGCTTCCAGGTACAACTGATCGAGTGCACGCCGCGCCCGACCGCGCTGCCGACCGGCGTGGCGGGCTGGCTGCGGGTATTCGCCGCACCGCTGCTGGACGACCTGCCCGCGGAGGCACGCGCCACTGTGCGCGAGGCCGCCACTGCCCTGCTGGCCGAGCTGCCGCGCAATGCCGCCGGCCAGCCGCTGGCCGACTACGTGCGCCTGCGCGTGCTCGCACGTCGTCGCTGACTTGACCGTTCCGCCTTCTTTTCTGATGTTCGCTACTTCGTACTTCTGCCAGGCATACGCATGACTTCCGCACCCCGCACCCTGTACGACAAACTGTGGGACGCCCACGTGGTGGTCCCCGAATCCGAAAGCGCGCCCGCCGTGCTGTACATCGACCTGCACCTGATCCACGAGGTGACCTCGCCGCAGGCGTTCACCGAACTGCGTGAGCGCGGCCTGTCGCCGCGCCGCCCGGATCGCACCAAGGCGACGATGGACCACTCCACGCCGACCCTGCCGGCCGCTGCCGACGGCACGCTGCCCTACGCCAGCGCAGCCTCTGAAGCGCAGGTCGCCACGCTGGCACGCAACTGTGCCGAGCACGGCATCGAACTGTTCGACATGGACTCGGACAACCGCGGCATCGTCCACGTGATCGCACCGGAACAAGGCTTCACCCAGCCGGGCATGACCATCGTCTGCGGCGACAGCCACACCTCCACCCACGGGGCCTTTGGTTCGCTGGCGTTCGGCATCGGCACCAGCGAAGTCGGCCACGTGCTGGCCACGCAGTGCCTGCTGCAGCGCAAGGCGAAGACGCTGGCGATCACTGTTGATGGGCCGCTGGCACCCGGCGTCGGCGCCAAGGACGTGGTCCTGCACATCATCGGCGTGATCGGCGTCAACGGTGGCACCGGCCACGTGATCGAGTTCCGTGGCAGCACCATCGAAGCCATGGATATGGAACAGCGCATGACCCTGTGCAACATGTCGATCGAAGCGGGTGCGCGTGCCGGCATGGTGGCGCCGGACCAGGTCACCTTCGACTTCGTCGCCGCTACGCCGCGCGGCCCCAAGGGCGCCGATTTCGACGCAGCCGTGGCGCGCTGGCAGCAGCTGCGCAGCGATGAGGGCGCGCGTTTCGACAGCGAAGTGCACATCGACGCCGCCGACATCCGCCCGACCCTGACCTGGGGCACCCATCCGGGCACCGCGATCGCAGTGGATGCGCCGATCCCGGCGGCCAACGATGCCGCCGCACAGAAGGGCCTGGACTACATGCATTTCCAGGCCGGCAAGGCGCTGGCCGGTACACCCGTGGACGTGGTGTTCGTCGGCTCATGCACCAACGGCCGGTTGAGCGACATGCGCGAGGTCGCACAGGTCCTGCGCGGTCGGCGCGTCGCCGACCGGGTGCGCATGCTGGTGGTGCCGGGCTCGGAGATCGTCAAGCGCGAGGCCGAGGCCGAAGGCATCCATGAGATCGTGCGCGCGGCCGGGGCCGAGTGGCGCGAACCGGGCTGCTCGATGTGCATCGCCATGAACGGCGATCTGGTCGCTCCAGGCCAGTTGGCCGTGAGCACCAGCAACCGCAATTTCGAAGGCCGCCAGGGCCCCGGTTCGCGCACGCTGCTGGCTTCGCCGATGAGCGCCGCCTGGGCCGCGGTGAACGGGCACGTCGCCGATACCCGCGAACTGTTCGCACAGGAGGTGGCGTGATGACCGGTTTCCGTACCCTGACCTCGTCCAGCGTGGTGCTGGCGCAGACCAACATCGACACCGACCAGATCATCCCGGCGCGGTTCCTGTCCACCACCGAGCGCGCCGGCCTGGGCCGCAACGCCTTCAACGACTGGCGCTGGCAGGCTGACGGTTCGCCGGTGGCCGACTTCGCCTTCAACCAGCCGCACAACGCTGGCCGCAGCATCCTGCTGGCCGGCCGCAATTTCGGCTGCGGTTCTTCGCGCGAGCATGCCCCGTGGGCGCTGACCGACCTGGGCCTTTGCGCCATCGTCAGCAGCGAGATCGCCGATATCTTCCGCGGCAACTCGCTGAAGAACGGCCTGCTGCCGATCGTGCTGGACGAGGCCGACGTGCAGGCGCTGATGCAGCGGCCAGACGATGAACTGACCATCGACGTCGCCGCGCGCGAGCTGCGCACGCCTGACGGCCGCGTCTATTCCTTCCCGCTGGATGGCTTCTCGCAGACCTGCCTGCTGGAAGGTGTCGACCAGTTGGGGTATCTGTTGGGCCGTGTCCCTGAAATCGAACGTTACGAGAGTGAGCATGCACGCTGAAATTGTTGTCCTGCCCGGTGATGGCATCGGCCCGGAAGTGGCCGCCGCGGCAGTGGCCGTCCTGAAGGCCGTCGCCGAACGCTTCAACCACACCTTCACCTTCAGCGAGCACGACATTGGTGGCGTCGCCATCGACCGTCATGGCGAACCGCTGCCCGCCTCCACGTTGACCGCCTGCCAGGCCGCCAACGCCGTACTGCTGGGCGCGGTTGGCGGCCCGAAGTGGTCCGACCCCAATGCCAAGGTGCGCCCGGAACAGGGCCTGCTGGCGATCCGCAAGGCGCTGGGCCTGTATGCCAACCTGCGCCCGGTGCGTACCCACGAAGCCGCACTGCACGCCTCGCCGATCAAGGCCGAGCTGCTGCAGGGCGTGGACTTCGTGGTGGTACGCGAGCTGACCGGCGGCATCTACTTCGGCGACAAGACCCGCGACGCCGACAGCGCCAGCGACCTGTGCCGCTACACCGTGGCCGAAATCGAACGCGTACTGCGCAGTGCGTTCCGCCTGGCCCAGCAACGCCGCGGCAAGGTCACCTCGGTGGACAAGGCCAACGTGCTGGAAACCTCGCGCCTGTGGCGCGACGTGGCCGCGCGCATCGGCCGCGAGGAGTTCCCGGACGTGGCGCTGGAGCACCAGCTGGTTGATTCGATGGCGATGCACCTGCTGGCCAAGCCGCGCGAGTACGACGTGATCGTCACCGAGAACATGTTCGGCGACATCCTCACCGACGAAGCCTCGATGCTGGCCGGTTCACTGGGCCTGCTGCCCTCGGCCTCGCTGGGCGAACCCGGTGCGGTCGGTATCTACGAGCCCATCCACGGTTCGGCCCCGGACATCGCCGGCAAGGGCATCGCCAACCCGTACGCGACGATCTTCAGCGCCGCGATGCTGCTGCGCCATTCGCTGGGCCTGGAAGCCGAGGCTGCGGCGGTGGAAGCCGCCGTGCACGCCGTGCTGGACGATGGCGTGTTCACTGCCGATCTGGCAGCCCGGGGTTCCGCCGTGAGCACGGCGGCCGCCACCGACGCAGTGCTGGCCAAGCTGGGGTGATACATGCGGGTGCCGGGACACGCCCGGCACCCGGCCCTGTGCCGGTGATGCGATCCGCTCAGCGCGGACGGCTGCGCACGTAGTCGCTGGCGCAACCGGCGATGACGTGATCCTCGTCGGTACGCATGACAATGTGCTGCGGGATCCAGTCGCCCCCCTTGAACGCGACCGGCGGCAATGCGCGCTGCCAGGCCGCCTTGCCAATGCTGTGCGAGGCGTCCATGCCGGCCCTGGCCAGCACAGGGTTCAACGCGGCATCGCCGAGATCGGCACCGAAGAAGCCGCCAAATGCCAGCGCGACCGTATGCGTGGCAACGCCATGGACGCGGAAAGGCGACTGCAGCCCGATCAGCAGCAGGGGCAGCTCTTCATCACCGACGGTGTAGCTCACCTCTGTGACCGAACGGACCTCCTGTGGCCATTGGAACTGCGGGCGCTCTGAGATGCCCTGCCAGAACGCCTGCAGCCGGCGCATCGTGGCCTCGTCGGCGCGGCACTCGCTGGCTTCCTCCAGGTCCTGCACAGCCATTGCCGGACGTGCCGCGGCGTCCTTGCCCGTTGCCTGGGGTGCACACCCCTGTCGATAGCCGTCCCCCGCACTGCGCACGATGACCGAGGTTGTGGGCGCAGACCAGAGCGCGAACGGCTCGCGCAACGTGCTCGACTGCAGCCGCAGGCCATGGGCAGCGATGACGCGCTCGCGCTGCACGGTGTCGAGCGCAATCGAGAAACCGAATGCGTCGGCAATGATCTGCGATGCATCGATACCATGGACCGTCATCGGCTGGGGCGGAATGATGACGGTCATCCGCTGATCGTCATCCTCGCTCTTCTCCTCGAAACGCCAGCCGCGCAGTTCCGCAGTGCGTTCGGCGACGTCGGTATAGCGTGCCGCGCGCAGGCGGCTGACGACGCGCTGCTGCAGATCCGGGCCTGCGCTGCATTCAAGCACCTCACGCAGATCATTCTGGAACAGCACTGCATCTGTGTCTGCGGTCTGCGCACGGGCGCTCCCGCTGCAGGCAGTCAGCAGCAGCAGCGCCAGAGCGCAGATCGTGCGGATGAACATGGCAGGCGCTCCGGCCCTGGAACAGCCCGCTATTGTGCCTGCGCGCCTTTTGCAGCGTCGAGCCCGCGCAACGTTACTTGGTGGTGTAGCCCCCATTGACCAGGATGGTCTGGCCGGTCATCCACCAGCCATCGGTGACCAGGAAGCGGATCCACGGCACGATGTCGGCGATGTCGGTCAGGCCAGTGCGGGTGAACGCCGACAGCGCCGCCGCGGTCTTGTGATACGCCTGCGCGTCGGCGCTCTCGGCCGGATAGAAGAACGGTGTGTCCATCGGGCCGGGGCCGATCGCGGTCACCGAGATGCCGCGCTCACCGAACTCCTTCGACGCCGCACGGGTGAAGTGCTCGACCGGTGCCTTGGTGCCGGCATAGCTGGAATAGAACGGCGTGAACGCACCCAGCAGTGAGGTGACCAGGGTGCAGATGCGGCCGCCGTCATTGACGTGACGTCCGGCCTCCTTGAGGAAGAAGAACGCGGCCTTGGCGTTGACCGCGCTCATCTCGTCGTACTCCGCTTCGCTGATGTCCAGCAGTGGCTTCTTCAGTACCTTGCCGACCGTGTTGATGGCAATGTCGGGACGGCCGACCGCGGCCACGGCATCGGCGAACAGGCGCTCCATCGCTGCCGCCGACGTCAGGTCGCCCTGCAGGGCCACTGCCTTGCTGCCAGCCGCCTGCACCGCGGCAACGGTCGCCTCCGCGTCGGCCTGGGTACCTGCGCTGTTGTAGTGAATGACGATGGCCCTTGCGCCCTGTGCGGCGAAGTCGCGGGCCAGCAGGCCGCCCAGGTTCTTGGCGCCACCGGCGATCAGCACGGTCTTGCCCTTGAGGGAATGGTCGGTCATGGCTTCGGTCTCGGGAGGGGGCTGCCCGGGGTGGCAACCCTGCCCTGACGACGATATCGTGCAGAAAATGCGGATAAAGCCCGCCACATTGACTTAACTTTCCAGAGCAAGCGAACAATGGACCGGATCGATCGCTTCCGCATCTTCACCCGGGTGGTTGAGTGCGCCAGCTTCACCCGCGCCGCCGATCAGCTCGGCCTGCCCCGCTCCACCGTTTCCGCGGCGGTGGCCGAGCTGGAGCAGCGGCTCGGCACCCGCCTGCTGCAGCGCTCGACCCGGCGGGTATCCACCACCCACGACGGCGACGTGTTCCATGCCCGCTGCCTGCGCCTGATCGCCGAAGTTGAAGACGCCGAGTCGTTGTTCCGCCAGGATGATGCGCAGCCGATCGGCCTGCTGAAGATCGATGTGCCCAGCCGCATCGGCCGCCGCATCCTCGCCCCGGCCCTGCCCGACTTCTTCGCGCGCCATCCGCAGGTTGAAGTGGACCTGGGCATGACCGACCGCGCGGTGAACCTGATCGAAGACGGCTGTGATGCGGTGCTGCGGGTCGGCCAGCTGGGTGACTCCAGCCTGGTGGCCCGCATGCTGGGACAGCTCGACTTCGTCAACGTCGCCGCGCCGGCCTACCTGCGCGAGCACGGCGTACCGCAGCATCCTGCCGACCTGCAGCAGCACCGCGCGGTGAACTACGCATCGCCGACCACGGCGCGGGTGGAACCGTGGGAATGGCAGGACGGTGGCCAGCTGCGCACGCTGCCGATGCCTGGCTGGGTACGGGTAAACAGCGCCGAGGCCTCGATCGCGTGCTGCGTGGCGGGGCTCGGCCTGCTGCAGATTCCGCGCTACGACGTGCAGGCGGAACTGCACTCCGGCGCGCTGGTGGAAGTGATGCCGCAGTATGTGGCGCAATCGTTGCCGGTAACCCTGCTGCAGCCGCATCGGCAGCATCGTGCGCAACGCGTGCAGGTGTTCATCGAATGGCTGCTGCCAGTGCTGCGGAGCGGCCTGCAGCTGCAGTAGATCCACGCCATGCGTGGATACATGCTTCAGTGCCAACCAAGGTTGGCACCTACCAGGGCAACGACCCGCTGCGGTAGATCCACGCCATGCGTGGATGACGGAACCTGAAATCCGCAGCCACCCATGGGGTGGCTCTACTGGGAGACGTACCAACCAGGGTTGGCACCTGCCAGGGGCCGTGGCCGCAGAACCCGGGGCATTACGCCCCGGATTCGTCGGGCTTCACCCGGAACCACGCCGCGTACAGCGCCGGCAGGAATACCAGCGTCAGCACCGTGCCCACGATCAGGCCGCCCATGATCGAGATCGCCATTGAGCCATAGAACGCGCTGCGCGACAACGGAATCATCGCCAGCACGGCCGCCAACGCGGTCAGCACGATCGGGCGGAATCGACGCACCGTGGCATCGATGATCGAATGCCAGCGATCATGCCCGGCGTCGATGTCCTGCTGGATCTGGTCGATCAGGATCACCGAGTTTCGCATGATCATGCCGGCCAGTGCGATCGTGCCCAGCAGCGCGACGAAGCCGAACGGCGCGCGGAACAGCAGCAGGAACAGGGTCGCACCGATGATGCCCAGCGGCGCGGTCACCAGCACCATCGCCGCACGCGAGAAGCTGCGCAGCTGCAGCATCAGCAGCGTGGCCACCACGATCAGGAACAGCGGCATGCCGGCCTTGATCGAGTTCTGGCCACGTGCCGAATCCTCAACCGAGCCACCGGTTTCCAGCAGGTAGCCACTGGGCAGTTCGGCACGGATGCCGTCCAGCGTCGGCACGATCTGCTGCACCACGTCCAGCGCTTGCATGCCATCGCTGATGTCGGCACGCACGGTCACCGTCGGCAGGCGGTTGCGATGCCAGATGATGCCGTCCTCGAACGCGTATTCCAGCCGCGCGACCTGCGACAGCGTCACCGCCGTGCCGCTGCTGGTGGGCATCGCCAGGCTGCCGATCAGGTCCAGCTGCGCGCGCTCGTTGTCCGGGCCACGCAGCAGCATCTCGATCTGGCGATTGCCTTCGCGGTAGGTGCTGACGCTCATGCCCGACAGCGAACTGCTGAGGAACTGGCTGACCTGCGCGCTGCTGACGCCCAGCGCACGCGCACGGTCCTGGTCGATCACCAGTCGCACCACCTTGCTCGGCTCGCTCCAGTCGAGATTGACGTTCATCACGTGCGGGTTCTCCCGCACCTTGGCCTCGACCTGGCGCGCGATCGCCTGCACCTGCGCAATGTGCTCACCGGAGACACGCATCTGCACCGGATAGCCGACCGGCGGTCCGTTCTCAAGCCGGGTCACGCGCATCTGTACATCCGGGAACTGCTTGACCACGTCCTTCAGCATCCAGTCGCGGGTCGCTTCGCGGGCCTTGGCGTCTTCGGTAAGCACCACGAACTGGGCGAAGTTGGTCGCCGGCAGCTGCTGGTCCAGCGGCAGGTAGAAGCGCGGCGAACCGGTGCCGACGTAGGCCACGTAGTTGCTGATGCCCTCGCGCTGCTTCAGCAGCTTTTCCAGCTTGCTGGCCTGCGCCTGGGTGGCCGCCAGCGATGCGCCTTCGGCCAGTTCGATGTCCACCATCAGCTCGGGCCGGGTGGAATCGGGGAAGAACTGCTGCGGAACGAAGCGGAACAGCATCAGCGAGCCGATGAACAGCGCGATGGTCGCACCGATCACCCACCAGCGATGGCGCAGGCAGGTATCCAGGAAGCCACGGAAGCGGGTGTAGAACGGCCGCTGGTACGGGTCATGGTCGTGCGCATGCTCCTTCGGCGCGATCCAGCGCGCGAGCGCCGGATGGCGGTCGGCCCACTGCAGGCGCTTGGCACGCCAGCGACCGGCCAGACTGTCAGGCTTGGGCAGCTGCGGGTTGAACAGGTCCGGCAGCATCTTGTCGCCGAGGTACGGGATGAACAGCACCGCTGCGATCCAGGACACCACCAGCGCGATGGTCACCACCTGGAACAGCGAACGGGTGTACTCGCCGGTGCTCGAAGCCGCCGTTGCGATGGGCAGGAAGCCGGCCGCGGTGATCAGCGTGCCGGTCAGCATCGGGAACGCGGTCGATTCCCAGGCGAAACTGGCCGCACGCAGGCGGTCGTAGCCCTGCTCCATCTTGGTGGCCATCATTTCCACCGCGATGATCGCATCGTCCACCAGCAGGCCCAGTGCCAGCACCAGCGCGCCCAGCGAGATCTTGTGCAGGCCGATGTCGAAGTAATGCATGACGAAGAAGGTCATCGCCAGCACCAGCGGAATGGTCACGCCCACCACCAGGCCGGTGCGCAGGCCCAACGAGAAGAAGCTGACCAGCAGCACGATCACCACCGCTTCGGTCAGTACCTGCACGAACTCGCCAACCGACTCCTCCACCGCGTGCGGCTGGTCGGAAACCTTGCGCAGCTGCATGCCGGCCGGCAGGGTCCTCTGCAGGCGCTCGAACTCGGCATCCAGGGTGGCACCAAGTTTCAGGATGTCGCCGCCATCCTTCATCGCCACCGCCAGGCCGATCGCATCCTGGCCCATGAAGCGCATCTTCGGCGACGCCGGATCGGCAAAGCCACGCTTCACCTCGGCGATGTCGCCCAGGTGCAAGGTCCGCTCGCCGGCCTGGATCGGGAACTTGCGGATGTCCTCGATCGAATCGAACTGGCCGGTCACGCGCAGCTGCACGCGGTCGGTCGGGGTTTCGAAGAAGCTGGTGGCGGTCACCGCGTTCTGGTCGGCCAACGCCTGCTGCACCTGCTGCAGCGACACGCCCAGCGTGGCCAGCTTGGTGTTGGACAGTTCGATCCAGACCTTCTCGTCCTGCAGGCCGACCAGGTCGATCTTGCCGACGTCAGGCACGCGCTGCAGTTCCAGCTGGATGCGGTCTGCATAATCGCGCATCACCGCGTAATCGAAGCCTTCGCCGGTCAGCGCATAGATGTTGCCGAAGGTATCGCCGAACTCATCGTTGTAGAACGGCCCGACGATCTCGCGCGGCAGCGTCGCCTTGATGTCACCCACGCGCTTGCGCACCTGGTACCAGAGGTCGGGGATCTGCTTGGAGCGCAGGCTGTCGCGGGCCATGAAGATCACCTGCGATTCGCCCGGGCGGGAGTACGAGCGGATGAACTCGTACTCGCCGGTGTTCATCAGCGCCTTCTCGATCGGCTCGGTTACCTGCCGCGAGACCTGCTCGGCGGTGGCACCGGGCCACATCGTGCGCACCACCATCGCCTTGAAGGTGAAGGGTGGATCTTCAGACTGGCCCAGATGCTTGTAGGACCAGGCGCCGATGACAGCGAAGGCCAGCATCGCAAACAGCACCAGCGGGCGATTGCCCAACGCCCATTCGGAGAGATTGAAGCGGCGCACGGATCAGTGCCCCTTGCCTGCGGCCGGCGCAGCGGCCGGCGTAGCCGCCGGTGCCAGCACTGGACGATTCTGGCGGTCGACCGGCGTCACCACCTGGCCTTCGCGCAGAAGATGGCCGCCGGCAGCCACCACCCAGTCACCTGCGGCCACGCCGGACAGCACCGGCACCGCCTGCGCACCATAGGCGCCGATCGTCACCGGGGTGGCCTTCAACGCACCGTTGGACGGATTGACCACCCACACACTGGCCTTGCCATCACTGCCGCGCAGCACCGAGCCGAGCGGCAGCTGCAGGGTGCCACTGCGGCCAGCGGCGGCGAACACCCGCGCGCTCTGGCCCAGCTCCACTTCGCTCAAGGCTTCCGGGGCCAGGCTGACCCGCGTGGCATAGGTGCGTGCCTGCGCATCGGCGGCCGGTGCAATCTCGCGCAGGGTACCCGGCAGCAGCTGGCCCGGGCGGTTCCACAGTTCCACCTGCACCGGCTGCCCGACCTTGTAATCACGGATGTTGCTTTCCGGCAGCGCGATCAGCACTTCGCGGCCACCATCTGCGGCCAGGGTGAACACTGTCTGCCCGGCACTGAC
The sequence above is a segment of the Stenotrophomonas maltophilia genome. Coding sequences within it:
- a CDS encoding SDR family oxidoreductase, whose product is MTDHSLKGKTVLIAGGAKNLGGLLARDFAAQGARAIVIHYNSAGTQADAEATVAAVQAAGSKAVALQGDLTSAAAMERLFADAVAAVGRPDIAINTVGKVLKKPLLDISEAEYDEMSAVNAKAAFFFLKEAGRHVNDGGRICTLVTSLLGAFTPFYSSYAGTKAPVEHFTRAASKEFGERGISVTAIGPGPMDTPFFYPAESADAQAYHKTAAALSAFTRTGLTDIADIVPWIRFLVTDGWWMTGQTILVNGGYTTK
- the leuB gene encoding 3-isopropylmalate dehydrogenase; protein product: MHAEIVVLPGDGIGPEVAAAAVAVLKAVAERFNHTFTFSEHDIGGVAIDRHGEPLPASTLTACQAANAVLLGAVGGPKWSDPNAKVRPEQGLLAIRKALGLYANLRPVRTHEAALHASPIKAELLQGVDFVVVRELTGGIYFGDKTRDADSASDLCRYTVAEIERVLRSAFRLAQQRRGKVTSVDKANVLETSRLWRDVAARIGREEFPDVALEHQLVDSMAMHLLAKPREYDVIVTENMFGDILTDEASMLAGSLGLLPSASLGEPGAVGIYEPIHGSAPDIAGKGIANPYATIFSAAMLLRHSLGLEAEAAAVEAAVHAVLDDGVFTADLAARGSAVSTAAATDAVLAKLG
- a CDS encoding efflux RND transporter periplasmic adaptor subunit; this encodes MKNMRWLGVGVLAVVMAACGRQAAEPVAAIPVLVVHPTTQDGQAPAAYPGEVRARQESPLSFRVGGNLVKRHVDAGQRVKKGQLLAELDVADYASQAAASQAQLAAAEADLVRARDDQKRYAKLAEDQLVSRSALDQQTAAFKAAQGQANAARANLAVARNQAEYAQLRAPADGVIASRQAEAGQVVSAGQTVFTLAADGGREVLIALPESNIRDYKVGQPVQVELWNRPGQLLPGTLREIAPAADAQARTYATRVSLAPEALSEVELGQSARVFAAAGRSGTLQLPLGSVLRGSDGKASVWVVNPSNGALKATPVTIGAYGAQAVPVLSGVAAGDWVVAAGGHLLREGQVVTPVDRQNRPVLAPAATPAAAPAAGKGH
- a CDS encoding LysR family transcriptional regulator; translated protein: MDRIDRFRIFTRVVECASFTRAADQLGLPRSTVSAAVAELEQRLGTRLLQRSTRRVSTTHDGDVFHARCLRLIAEVEDAESLFRQDDAQPIGLLKIDVPSRIGRRILAPALPDFFARHPQVEVDLGMTDRAVNLIEDGCDAVLRVGQLGDSSLVARMLGQLDFVNVAAPAYLREHGVPQHPADLQQHRAVNYASPTTARVEPWEWQDGGQLRTLPMPGWVRVNSAEASIACCVAGLGLLQIPRYDVQAELHSGALVEVMPQYVAQSLPVTLLQPHRQHRAQRVQVFIEWLLPVLRSGLQLQ
- a CDS encoding efflux RND transporter permease subunit, with amino-acid sequence MRRFNLSEWALGNRPLVLFAMLAFAVIGAWSYKHLGQSEDPPFTFKAMVVRTMWPGATAEQVSRQVTEPIEKALMNTGEYEFIRSYSRPGESQVIFMARDSLRSKQIPDLWYQVRKRVGDIKATLPREIVGPFYNDEFGDTFGNIYALTGEGFDYAVMRDYADRIQLELQRVPDVGKIDLVGLQDEKVWIELSNTKLATLGVSLQQVQQALADQNAVTATSFFETPTDRVQLRVTGQFDSIEDIRKFPIQAGERTLHLGDIAEVKRGFADPASPKMRFMGQDAIGLAVAMKDGGDILKLGATLDAEFERLQRTLPAGMQLRKVSDQPHAVEESVGEFVQVLTEAVVIVLLVSFFSLGLRTGLVVGVTIPLVLAMTFFVMHYFDIGLHKISLGALVLALGLLVDDAIIAVEMMATKMEQGYDRLRAASFAWESTAFPMLTGTLITAAGFLPIATAASSTGEYTRSLFQVVTIALVVSWIAAVLFIPYLGDKMLPDLFNPQLPKPDSLAGRWRAKRLQWADRHPALARWIAPKEHAHDHDPYQRPFYTRFRGFLDTCLRHRWWVIGATIALFIGSLMLFRFVPQQFFPDSTRPELMVDIELAEGASLAATQAQASKLEKLLKQREGISNYVAYVGTGSPRFYLPLDQQLPATNFAQFVVLTEDAKAREATRDWMLKDVVKQFPDVQMRVTRLENGPPVGYPVQMRVSGEHIAQVQAIARQVEAKVRENPHVMNVNLDWSEPSKVVRLVIDQDRARALGVSSAQVSQFLSSSLSGMSVSTYREGNRQIEMLLRGPDNERAQLDLIGSLAMPTSSGTAVTLSQVARLEYAFEDGIIWHRNRLPTVTVRADISDGMQALDVVQQIVPTLDGIRAELPSGYLLETGGSVEDSARGQNSIKAGMPLFLIVVATLLMLQLRSFSRAAMVLVTAPLGIIGATLFLLLFRAPFGFVALLGTIALAGMIMRNSVILIDQIQQDIDAGHDRWHSIIDATVRRFRPIVLTALAAVLAMIPLSRSAFYGSMAISIMGGLIVGTVLTLVFLPALYAAWFRVKPDESGA
- the leuD gene encoding 3-isopropylmalate dehydratase small subunit, with the protein product MTGFRTLTSSSVVLAQTNIDTDQIIPARFLSTTERAGLGRNAFNDWRWQADGSPVADFAFNQPHNAGRSILLAGRNFGCGSSREHAPWALTDLGLCAIVSSEIADIFRGNSLKNGLLPIVLDEADVQALMQRPDDELTIDVAARELRTPDGRVYSFPLDGFSQTCLLEGVDQLGYLLGRVPEIERYESEHAR
- the leuC gene encoding 3-isopropylmalate dehydratase large subunit gives rise to the protein MTSAPRTLYDKLWDAHVVVPESESAPAVLYIDLHLIHEVTSPQAFTELRERGLSPRRPDRTKATMDHSTPTLPAAADGTLPYASAASEAQVATLARNCAEHGIELFDMDSDNRGIVHVIAPEQGFTQPGMTIVCGDSHTSTHGAFGSLAFGIGTSEVGHVLATQCLLQRKAKTLAITVDGPLAPGVGAKDVVLHIIGVIGVNGGTGHVIEFRGSTIEAMDMEQRMTLCNMSIEAGARAGMVAPDQVTFDFVAATPRGPKGADFDAAVARWQQLRSDEGARFDSEVHIDAADIRPTLTWGTHPGTAIAVDAPIPAANDAAAQKGLDYMHFQAGKALAGTPVDVVFVGSCTNGRLSDMREVAQVLRGRRVADRVRMLVVPGSEIVKREAEAEGIHEIVRAAGAEWREPGCSMCIAMNGDLVAPGQLAVSTSNRNFEGRQGPGSRTLLASPMSAAWAAVNGHVADTRELFAQEVA
- a CDS encoding class I SAM-dependent methyltransferase, which produces MSAFDTITPASAAGQQWNAQDYAIDAGFVPVLGGAVSRLLDPRAGERILDLGCGDGVLSTELALSGARIHGVDASPELINAARARGVDAQVMDGHALTFNAEFDAVFSNAALHWMGTPDRVLEGVRRALRPGGRLVAEFGGHGNVATIIAAVQAARVAHGHAASAFQWYFPTADAYADRLRQHGFQVQLIECTPRPTALPTGVAGWLRVFAAPLLDDLPAEARATVREAATALLAELPRNAAGQPLADYVRLRVLARRR